From Oncorhynchus mykiss isolate Arlee chromosome 6, USDA_OmykA_1.1, whole genome shotgun sequence, the proteins below share one genomic window:
- the LOC110525949 gene encoding 60S ribosomal protein L37, whose translation MTKGTSSFGKRRNKTHALCRRCGSKAYHLQKSSCGKCGYPEKRKRKYNWSAKAKRRNTTGTGRIRHLRVVYRRFRNGFREGTVPKPKRAAVAASSAS comes from the exons ATG ACTAAGGGAACGTCGTCATTTGGTAAACGTCGCAACAAGACGCACGCCCTGTGTCGTCGGTGCGGCTCCAAGGCATACCACCTCCAGAAGTCCTCCTGCGGAAAGTGTGGCTACCCCGAAAAGCGCAAGAGAAAGT ATAACTGGAGTGCCAAGGCCAAGCGACGCAACACTACCGGAACTGGCCGTATCAGACACCTGAGGGTCGTCTACCGCAGATTCAG GAATGGATTCCGTGAGGGAACTGTCCCTAAGCCTAAGAGGGCAGCAGTGGCTGCCTCTAGCGCTTCCTAG